CGCCGTTGGTGGTTGCGTGGTGTTGTTTTGAGGTACGCCAAACGTAAAATTGCTGGATGAAACGTTAAATCTCACCAATACCCACGCCGGCTCGTTGTACTATTGCCGTACGGATACTTCAATCTTTCCTCTCCCCGCGGCAGCAGCGCCGCCTCTGACTTTTTACGGATGACTACCATGAAGAATGGCCACGGACGGCTGACGCCCGCGCTTTGCCTCGCACTTTGCAGCACCGCCGCTTTCACCACTTTCACGCCCGCGCTCGCCCATGCCGAGGATGCCCCGGCCGGCGCCACGTTGACGGGCAATGCCAGCGTCGTGTCGCAATATGTCTCGCGCGGCGTGCGCCAGACGTGGGGCAAGCCGGCCGCGCAGGCGGGCCTGGATTATGTGCATCCGAACGGCTGGTCGGCCGGCACGTGGGTGTCCACGATCAGCGACCGGTTCGTTGAAAAAGGCACGGTGGAATGGGACATCTACGGCGGCTACAGCGGCAGCGTGGGCAACATCGGCTACAGCGCACTGGCCTACTATTACAAATACCCGGGCGCGGTCATCAGCGCGACGGGTACGAAGTTCGACTATGCCGAGCTGTCCGCCGGCCTGACGTACAAGTCCTTCTACGGCAAGTACAACTACACGGTGACGAAGGACTTCTTCGGCATCACGAACGCGCGCGGCACGGGCTACCTGGACGTGGGCGTCAACCATGACCTGGGTCACGGCTGGACGCTGAACCTGCATGCCGGCGACGGCCGCGTGGCCGGCAGCGGCAACGACATCTGGAACTGGCGCGATGCCAAGGCCGGCGTGAC
This is a stretch of genomic DNA from Pseudoduganella chitinolytica. It encodes these proteins:
- a CDS encoding TorF family putative porin, whose translation is MKNGHGRLTPALCLALCSTAAFTTFTPALAHAEDAPAGATLTGNASVVSQYVSRGVRQTWGKPAAQAGLDYVHPNGWSAGTWVSTISDRFVEKGTVEWDIYGGYSGSVGNIGYSALAYYYKYPGAVISATGTKFDYAELSAGLTYKSFYGKYNYTVTKDFFGITNARGTGYLDVGVNHDLGHGWTLNLHAGDGRVAGSGNDIWNWRDAKAGVTKTLGGGWSAAAAYTRAWGKTDIYKSYTTGMPKDGTIDYSDVTKGALVVSVTRTF